One genomic segment of Musa acuminata AAA Group cultivar baxijiao chromosome BXJ3-3, Cavendish_Baxijiao_AAA, whole genome shotgun sequence includes these proteins:
- the LOC135634211 gene encoding pentatricopeptide repeat-containing protein At1g30610, chloroplastic-like, with translation MILANGPIGVLNSVTYWFLPENSHSNLSSSHGRLSVPQKPLFGKALSLRLAKNWNFDAGSTKCRLCCALASEEDGSGSVASRFIEKELKFSPAFSDYVKVLESVRVDRSKDSGGDEDRYGSKQTSIAKGKSFRMKRQLHGSKDDDCEEGANVEENGLGREMIDHRRRNKDLEGGAGLTGNKSDGGWALIEGLLEKGSARRNCDMGKGKPERNKYGSARRNGDMGKGKPEKNKYRSNSKNLRKFDTQSNVNDVGENLDNGHLENGKVRYSGRLTDMQQKERKAAWVDKLETFKGNNVKMERSNSRSLGRKFCHGHAMIAHGNHTKSNSRQSDDNNFSGDIAGDQIGHINDNHSYRSKEKKKMHEYETINCRERVYSIGNSVQRKSGEPAFTKDALKANRSYENNTSKKSFGYDLDKNNIEDESHLKMDHGERQTSSRRSRIEFKFKDDFDGQNIRVNKLVGKQTNHVDHSVKQNHFASFKISSEQDRNKWHVGMHNSNYGASKIHGKGNMDSNNITGDVDGYDFEDRAAFKTFEVFTDVRNRPRVLRMEMEERIEKLAKQLNATDINMPQWKFSKIIHSAKIKFTDHSILRIVQILGALGNWKRVLQVVEWLQSHARFESYKSRYIYTTVLDVLGKAKRPIEALNIFYTMRQGLSSYPDLAAYRCIAVTLGQAGLMKELFDVIDCMRAVPEKKFNLGPLQKWDPRIEPDLIVFNAVLNACVQRKQWEGAFWVLQQLKQQGTKPSNTTYGLVMEVMLACGKYNLVYEFFRKVEKKSIPGALNYRVLVQALWREGKIDEAVLAVKDMERRGIVGTASLYYDLARCLCSTGRCQEALLQIDKICKVAKKPLVVTYTGLIKACLDSGSIENGAFVFNQMHKFCSPNIVTYNIMLKSYLNHGMFEEAKDLFQKILDGSHQIANRGDLSQKVVPDKFTFNTMIEACAQTQKWDDFESAYGQMLNHGYHFDTRRHLRMVLDAFRAGKVQVLESTWKHLVRFGRVPPPPIIKERFCIKLMEDDPVTAIACIDIHQEIDMLAFSERSWLKLLNDNAHRFKSGIMLRLAIELDAFIAQTSESLPVYENLRKACEQFVAHANIIPSLPDHLEESHNS, from the exons ATGATACTGGCGAACGGGCCGATTGGTGTCCTCAATTCGGTCACTTACTGGTTTCTTCCGGAAAATTCCCACTCGAATCTTTCTTCCTCCCATGGGCGGCTTTCGGTTCCTCAGAAGCCCCTGTTCGGTAAAGCTTTGAGTCTTCGGCTGGCAAAGAACTGGAATTTTGATGCGGGAAGCACCAAATGCCGACTTTGTTGTGCTCTGGCAAGCGAAGAGGACGGGAGCGGTTCAGTCGCCAGTCGATTTATCGAGAAGGAACTCAAGTTTAGCCCCGCTTTCAGCGATTATGTGAAGGTCTTGGAGTCTGTGCGGGTGGATAGGAGTAAGGATTCAGGCGGAGATGAAGATAGGTATGGCTCGAAGCAGACATCAATTGCTAAGGGGAAATCGTTCAGGATGAAGAGGCAATTGCATGGTAGCAAAGATGACGATTGCGAGGAGGGGGCAAATGTGGAGGAAAACGGCTTGGGGCGTGAAATGATTGATCATCGAAGAAGGAATAAGGATTTGGAGGGTGGAGCAGGATTGACAGGGAACAAAAGTGATGGTGGATGGGCTTTGATTGAAGGGCTGTTGGAGAAAGGATCTGCAAGAAGAAATTGTGATATGGGTAAAGGTAAACCAGAAAGGAACAAGTACGGATCTGCAAGAAGAAATGGTGATATGGGTAAAGGTAAACCAGAAAAGAACAAGTACCGTAGTAATTCAAAAAATCTGAGAAAATTTGACACGCAAAGCAATGTTAATGATGTTGGAGAAAATCTGGATAATGGCCATCTTGAGAATGGAAAGGTGAGATACTCTGGAAGACTAACGGATATGCAGCAGAAGGAACGGAAGGCAGCATGGGTTGATAAACTTGAAACTTTCAAGGGAAATAATGTCAAAATGGAGAGAAGCAATTCTCGTTCTTTGGGGAGAAAATTTTGTCATGGACATGCTATGATTGCACATGGAAACCACACAAAATCAAACAGTAGACAGTCAGATGACAACAATTTCAGTGGAGACATTGCTGGCGATCAAATTGGTCATATTAATGACAATCATTCTTACAGGagcaaagagaaaaagaagatgcaCGAGTACGAAACTATTAATTGTCGAGAAAGGGTATATTCTATTGGGAATAGTGTCCAAAGAAAGTCAGGGGAGCCTGCATTTACAAAAGATGCACTAAAAGCTAACAGGTCTTACGAGAATAATACGAGCAAGAAGAGTTTTGGTTATGaccttgataaaaataatattgaaGACGAAAGCCATTTGAAGATGGATCATGGAGAGAGACAGACCAGCTCGAGAAGAAGCAGAATAGAGTTTAAGTTCAAGGATGATTTTGACGGGCAGAATATACGTGTAAACAAATTGGTAGGAAAACAGACGAATCACGTAGACCACTCTGTGAAGCAGAATCATTTTGCTTCTTTCAAGATATCCAGTGAACAAGATAGAAATAAATGGCATGTTGGCATGCATAATAGTAATTATGGAGCTTCTAAGATACATGGTAAAGGTAATATGGATTCTAATAATATAACTGGAGATGTTGACGGCTATGATTTTGAGGACAGAGCTGCATTCAAAACTTTTGAGGTATTCACTGATGTCAGAAACAGGCCACGGGTTTTGCGGATGGAAATGGAAGAGAGAATAGAGAAGCTAGCAAAGCA GTTGAATGCAACTGATATAAATATGCCTCAGTGGAAATTTTCTAAAATCATACACAGTGCCAAGATCAAATTCACAGATCACTCCATTTTGAGGATCGTTCAGATATTGGGTGCACTGGGGAACTGGAAAAGAGTATTACAAGTTGTTGAATGGCTTCAGTCCCATGCGAGATTTGAGTCCTACAAGAGCAG ATATATCTATACAACTGTCCTTGATGTACTTGGGAAGGCAAAGAGACCTATTGAGGCGCTCAACATATTCTATACCATGCGT CAAGGGTTATCTTCATACCCAGATCTTGCAGCTTACCGTTGTATTGCTGTCACACTTGGTCAAGCAGGCCTTATGAAGGAACTATTTGATGTGATTGATTGCATGCGAGCTGTTCCCGAGAAGAAGTTCAACTTGGGCCCTCTTCAGAAATGGGATCCACGGATAGAACCAGACCTAATTGTCTTCAATGCG GTTTTGAATGCTTGTGTTCAGAGGAAGCAATGGGAAGGAGCATTCTGGGTTTTACAACAGTTGAAACAACAGGGTACAAAGCCTTCAAATACTACATATGGCCTTGTCATGGAG GTAATGCTGGCATGTGGCAAGTACAACCTAGTATACGAGTTTTTTAGGAAAGTTGAAAAGAAATCTATTCCTGGAGCTTTGAATTACAGAG TTCTTGTACAAGCTCTATGGAGAGAAGGTAAAATAGATGAGGCTGTACTAGCAGTCAAAGATATGGAAAGACGTGGAATTGTAGGCACAGCAAGTCTCTATTATGACCTAGCCCGCTGTCTCTGCAGCACAGGGAGGTGCCAAGAAGCCCTGCTCCAG ATAGACAAAATATGCAAGGTCGCAAAGAAGCCTTTGGTTGTAACGTATACTGGACTTATTAAGGCCTGTCTAGACTCTGGAAGCATTGAGAATGGAGCATTTGTCTTTAACCAAATGCATAAATTTTGTTCGCCAAATATTGTGACTTATAACATAATGCTTAAGTCATATTTAAATCATGGAATGTTTGAGGAAGCAAAGGatctatttcagaaaatattggaTGGCAGCCATCAAATTGCTAATAGAGGTGATCTGAGTCAGAAGGTTGTTCCTGATAAGTTTACATTCAATACCATGATTGAGGCTTGTGCTCAAACACAGAAGTGGGATGATTTTGAGAGTGCTTATGGACAAATGTTAAATCACGGGTATCACTTTGACACAAGAAGACATTTGCGTATGGTGCTTGATGCTTTCAGGGCTGGAAAG GTACAGGTACTGGAGTCAACATGGAAGCACTTGGTTCGTTTTGGTAGGGTGCCACCTCCTCCTATTATCAAGgaaaggttttgcataaaactaATGGAAGATGACCCTGTAACTGCTATCGCCTGCATAGACATCCATCAGGAGATTGACATGCTTGCGTTTTCCGAGAGGTCATGGTTAAAATTACTTAATGACAATGCGCATCGCTTTAAGAGTGGCATTATGTTAAGATTGGCCATTGAATTGGATGCCTTCATAGCTCAAACTTCAGAGTCGCTCCcagtctatgaaaatctgagaaaAGCTTGCGAACAGTTTGTTGCCCATGCAAATATTATTCCAAGCTTGCCTGATCATCTGGAAGAGTCACATAACTCGTAA
- the LOC135632549 gene encoding putative UPF0481 protein At3g02645, which translates to MPPHQIHQFDEIQWVSRIRRVLEEELESDDDDRPASISDVPKALLCSKPDAYIPQILALGPYHRHREELHDMERYKLAAARRMQSRLPGVKFLDVVALFIKLELPIRAHYHRYLKFNGETLAWMMALDMSFLLEFLQIIATSKGKMVGRAPSRMSHLVGLDRRTSAYNMLLCDALMLENQIPLFLLQKALELQCSSSQIAAQISSSMLIGFLIEVSPFKTLDISPWIDAGQHAHLLELLYHTVAPNPEELFETVEGDEETEREPQVCVRIKFFLRAIAAFIFKRGRALVSAVVKFLVTIPWRTIKSIPALSIIAHPVEQLLSSQKDQNSEPARGISTHDRSTTPLLEEIAIPSVTELTKAGVKFSAMNGDISAIEFDTHTATLHLPTISLDVNAEVVLRNLVAYEASIGSRPLIFSRYVELMNGIIDTAEDAKLLREAGVVLNHLKSDEEVAELWNSMTRSVRLTRVPALDRVIEEVNSYHGSRWRVRTRRFMKNYAAASWECLVLLAVLLLFFIVSVQAFCVLYGCDVQDSSRENTAMIRHSQPVP; encoded by the exons ATGCCTCCACACCAGATTCATCAGTTTGACGAGATCCAATGGGTGAGCAGGATCCGGCGAGTTCTCGAGGAGGAGCTCGAGAGCGACGATGATGACCGTCCTGCCTCCATCTCTGACGTTCCAAAGGCGTTGCTCTGCAGCAAACCGGATGCCTACATTCCTCAAATCCTCGCGTTGGGTCCTTACCACCGTCATCGCGAGGAACTTCATGATATGGAGCGATACAAGCTTGCCGCAGCGAGAAGAATGCAGAGCCGGCTACCAGGTGTTAAGTTCCTGGACGTCGTCGCTCTGTTCATCAAGCTCGAGCTTCCAATTCGCGCTCATTATCACAG GTACCTCAAGTTCAATGGGGAGACTTTGGCATGGATGATGGCATTAGACATGTCTTTCTTGCTTGAATTCCTCCAAATCATTGCCACCAGCAAAGGCAAGATGGTGGGGAGAGCTCCTTCACGAATGTCTCACTTGGTGGGCTTAGATCGGAGGACATCTGCATACAACATGCTGCTCTGCGATGCTCTGATGTTAGAGAATCAAATCCCGCTCTTCTTGCTACAGAAGGCCTTGGAGTTGCAGTGTTCGTCGTCACAAATCGCTGCTCAGATTTCTTCTTCCATGCTGATCGGGTtcttgatcgaagtttctccATTCAAGACGTTAGACATCTCCCCATGGATCGATGCCGGACAACACGCCCACCTGCTTGAGCTCCTTTACCATACGGTTGCACCAAATCCAGAAGAGCTTTTCGAGACCGTCGAAGGAGATGAAGAAACCGAACGAGAGCCCCAGGTTTGCGTCAGAATAAAATTCTTCCTCAGAGCAATCGCAGCCTTCATCTTCAAACGAGGTAGAGCCTTAGTCTCAGCAGTCGTAAAATTTTTGGTGACGATCCCATGGAGAACGATCAAGAGCATTCCAGCACTGTCAATCATCGCACACCCAGTCGAGCAACTCCTCTCCTCCCAAAAGGATCAAAATTCCGAACCAGCTCGTGGAATCTCAACCCATGACAGAAGCACAACACCATTGCTGGAAGAGATCGCAATTCCTTCTGTGACCGAACTAACAAAAGCAGGCGTAAAATTCTCTGCCATGAACGGGGACATATCGGCTATCGAGTTCGACACCCATACTGCAACGCTTCATCTGCCAACCATCAGCCTGGACGTAAACGCTGAAGTAGTATTGAGAAACCTGGTGGCGTACGAGGCGTCGATCGGGTCTCGACCACTGATATTCTCGAGGTACGTTGAGCTGATGAATGGAATCATAGACACGGCAGAGGATGCCAAGCTGTTGAGGGAGGCGGGAGTGGTGCTAAACCATTTGAAGAGCGACGAGGAAGTGGCGGAGCTGTGGAACAGCATGACCAGATCGGTGAGGCTCACCAGGGTCCCAGCTTTGGACAGGGTGATCGAAGAGGTGAATAGCTATCACGGCAGTAGATGGAGAGTGAGGACGAGGAGGTTCATGAAGAATTATGCGGCTGCTTCCTGGGAGTGTCTCGTGTTGTTAGCTGTTCTTTTGCTCTTCTTCATCGTAAGCGTTCAAGCTTTCTGCGTGCTGTATGGATGCGATGTGCAAGACTCGAGCAGGGAGAACACGGCTATGATAAGACACAGTCAACCAGTGCCTTGA